A stretch of DNA from Saccharomycodes ludwigii strain NBRC 1722 chromosome I, whole genome shotgun sequence:
CACACTTTCTACCCTCTTGAATAGCTCTAACTACAAGACTTTGTCCCATACGGGCATCACCACAAACAAAAACCTTGTCACCATCAACGCTATAAGAAGAATCACTCAAAGAGTCAATGGTCCCTCTCttagtttttttaacaCTTGGATCATCAATCAACTCAGGTCCAATAAACCCCATAGacaataaaacaatatcTGCCTCATACATCTCCTCGCTACCTGGAATCTCTATCATTTGCCAAACTCCTGATTGTGACTTTTTCCATTCAACGCGAACAGTATTAATACCACAAACTTCTCCATCCTCATTACCGACAAATTCCTTAGATAAAATACAATACTCACGCGGATCTCTCCCATAATGTTCTTTAACTTCCGCATGACCATAATCCACCCTCATAATACGTGGCCATTGTGGCCATGGGTTGTCCTTGGCTCTTTCCTTTGGCGGTTGTGGcaataattcaaaattcAAAACAGAAGCAGCCTCATGCCTAACAGAAGTACCCAAACAGTCATTACCAGTATCACCCCcaccaataacaataacttTCTTGCCCTTTATCTTTTCTCTAACCATCTCCAAATCCTTGTTCAACAAAGCCTTGGTATTCATTTCCAACAAATTCATGGCAAAATCaatgtttttcaattctcTACCCGGAATCTTCAAATCCCTTGGAATGGTAGAACCAATACAATAAACAACAGCGTCAAATCGAGTCTTTAATTCGTCCATACTAATATCGGTGCCAACAGAACAGCCCGTAACAAACTGAATACCCTCAGCCCCTAATAAGTCTATCCGACGCTGGACAATAGATTTGTCCAATTTCATGTTAGGAATACCATACATTAATAACCCACCACAACGATCACTTCTTTCATAAACAGCAACTGAATGTCCTGCTTTATTCAACTGGTCAGCACAAGATAACCCGGCGGGCCCAGAACCAATAATAGCAACCAATTTACCCGTTCTAAAAGCAGGTGGATTTGGTTTAATCCAACCTTCTTTAAAGGCATTGTCAATAATCAATCTTTCAATACTTTTAATACCAACAGCATCGTTATTGATACCCAAGGTACATGAACCTTGACATGGGGCAGGACAAACCCTACCAGTAAATTCAGGGAAATTGTTCGTTTCCATTAATTTATCCAAGGCTAGCTTCCATTGATTCTTGAAAACTAACTCATTAAACTTTGGAATAACATTTGAAATTGGGCATCCAGTATCAGCAGTACAAAATGGAACACCACAGTCCATACATCTAGCAGTTTGGTATTTGGCTTCCCTCTTGGTGATGGCTGATGACAATTCTTTCCAGTCATTAGTTCTGGTAGATGGGTTCCTGTAAACCTCATGACGCAATTTGTATTTCATAAAACCTCTAAGCTTGTCTACCTTCTCCTCAACTTCCTTAGAATTTTCAACAGTATCTTCCAAGTCTAACACTTTAGGCTCGCTCAAAGTAACCTTATTAGGTATACTACTGACAGGCAATTCCAGTCTTTTGTTTGCAGCGGCGACAGAAATAGCCTCCACTTCACCATTGGTAACATCAATTTCAGAATTAGAACCTCTATCCAACTGTTTCAAATATTCAGAAGCAgactttaatttttcagcTTCTTTCACCTTagcttctttttctaatacCTTTCTGTAATCGTTTGGCAAAACCTTAACAAATTTCTTCAAATGATAGTTAAAATTGTCCAAAATACGTTTGGCCAATTCAGATTGGGTATAATTGTAGTGTTCTTGAATCAAATTCTTAACAAAGGCAATTTCTACCGGATCACTCAATGAAAATAGCCCCACGGTAGAATGATTAATGGTATGATTGAATTTGTCAAAATCAGAAGTTAAACAATAGATGATCCCACCAGTAGCACCAGAAAAAGCATTCAATGAGTCTAACTGTGACAAAACAACAGCTCTACCACCAGTCATGTACTCAAAGGCATTATTACCAGTAACTTTTTCCACAACAATGATGGCACCAGAGTTACGAACAGCAAAACGCTCACCAGCACAACCCGACAAAAACGCAGAGCCCGATATAGCACCATAAAAACAAGTGTTTCCAACAATGACATTTTCATCGCTCTTAAATTTAGAGTCCTTTGGTGGCCTAATTACAATACGACCACCAGATAGCCCTTTACCAACATAATCATTAGCATCACCGTCCAGGATAAAGGTAATACCAGAGGTTAAAAATGCACCAAAAGATTGGCCAGCAGAACCCttaatattaacaacaatTGTATCTTGAGGCAACCCATCGGGCCCAAACCTCTTGGAAACTCTATACGATAAAGTAGATCCCAAAGCACGATctgtattaataatagagGCATCTATTGAAACAGGCAGACCGCGATCCAAAGTAATCTCAGCCTCATCGATTAATTTATTGTCCAAACGAGCATATAACTTatcttccaatttttttgtgtatTTAGTAGCAACGCCTGGTCTAATCATGTGAGCTGGTGTTAAAATAGGTGACAAATCAATATTAATGTTTTTGGTGGTAACCTGTTTTCTCTTGCGCAATTTTTCAGAGTGGCCAATCATTTCATCAACAGTACGGTAACCCAACCTGGCCATCAACTTTCTCAAATCGTTAATCAAGTAgtagaaaaagttaataacATGCTCCGGTTGCCCCTTAAACTTGGCTCTTAGCTCTGGATCTTGAGTGGCAACACCAACAGCACAAGTGTTCAAGTGACATTTTCTCAACATAATACAACCCATAGAAATTAATGGAACAGTGGCCATAGTAAAAGATTCGGCACCTAATAAAATGGCAACTGCAATATCAAAAGCAGTTCTTAATTGACCATCTGTCTGGACAACCGAATGTCCTCttaaatcatttaaaacTAAAGTTTGATGTGTTTCAGCTAATCCTAATTCCCATGGTAAACCAGAAAATTTAATGTCACTCCAATTGGCAGCACCGGTACCACCATCATGTCCAGATATCAAAATGCTGCAATCACCAGCTGCAGCCTTAGCAACACCAGCAGCAACAATACCAACACCAACTTCGGAAACCAACTTGATGGAAATCCTGGCTCTTGGATTAGCACATTTCAAGTCATAAATTAATTGTTTCAAATCCTCAATCGAATAAATATCATGATGTGGTGGTGGGGATATTAATCCAACGTAAGGAGTAGAGTGCCTAGTCTTGGCAATGGCTTCGGTGACTTTGTGACCTGGCAAATGACCACCAACAGCTGGCTTTGCACCTTGGgcaattttaatttgaatTTCATCAGCATCGGACAAATAATAAGAGGTAACACCAAATCTGGCAGAAGCAACCTGTTTAATAGCAGATCTCATAGTATCACCATTTGGATGAACAATAGAACGTTCAGGATCTTCACCACCTTCACCACAATTGGATCTGGCACCCAATCTGTTCATGGCTATAGCCAAGGTTGTGTGTGCCTCCTTAGAAATGGAACCATAAGACATAGCCCCTGTGCAGAATCTCCGAACAATTTCAGTCCATGGTTCAACTTGCTCCAATGGAATAGGAGTAgagttttcaaaatcaaattcTAATAAGCCTCTTAGAGTACAGTCTCTGATTGATTCCATCTCCTTTCTCACATACATTTCCCAagctttttcatttttatttctaacGGAATCTTGCAATGCTGCAATAGCAGTTGGGTCGTTAATATGTCTAGCACCACCGTCTCTCCAGTGATATTCACCACTTTCAGGTAAATTGACGGACTTTTGGATAATAGATCTTGATGGGAACCCACGCTCGTGTAGAGAAAAAGCGTCTTGGGCAATATATTCAAAAGTGACACCCTTAATTCTGGAAGCAGTGCCTGCAAAACAAATATCAACAACAGAGTTATCAATCCCCAAAGCTTCAAAAATTTGAGCACCTTTATAGGAAGCCAAGGTGGAAATACCCATTTTGGACATGACCTTTAAAACACCAGTATCAATTGCATGCTTGTAATTTTCTAGTAATTTTTCATCGGAAATGGTAATGTCATCATTATTGGCATTACGAACCAAGCCTTCATCGTTCATTCTAACCAATGTTTCCATTGCCAAATATGGGAAAATGGCATCACAACCATAACCTAGTAAAACACAGAAATGATGAATTTCTCTGGCCTCCGCAGTTTCCAAGATCAACGCAACTTGGGACCGCTGTTTTTGTTGGACTAAACGATGATGAATAGCACCAACTGCGATCAAAGATGAAACTGAAACACGGTCTGCACTCAATTTTTTGTCAGAAATTATCAACATTTTCTTACCCTCTTCGATGGCCCTAGAAGCTTCCTGTGTAATACGATCAATAGCATCAGTATAACCTAGTAGACCCTCAGCCTTGTCAAAGGTAATGTCAATGGTAGCGTACGACCATGATGAATAAACTTTTTCGATATGTTTTAGGGCTTCAAAATCTTTCCAATTCAAAATAGGCGACTTCAATAAGAGCCTATCACATTGTGATGGATGCATTTCCAATAAATTGCCCTGTGGGCCAACATAGCATTCCAAAGACATAACATTCGCTTCCCTAATAGAGTCAATTGGAGGATTTGTGACTTGGGCAAATAATTGCCTAAAGTAATCAAAGACCAAGACTGGATCTGTATTTAAACAAGCCAATGGCGCGTCGTTCCCCATAGAACCCAAGGATTCTTTGCCTTGCAAAGCCATTGGGACCAATAACAAAGAAACTTGTTCAAAAGTATAGCCCATAGCCAATAGACGAGGGTCTTGTTGTACTTTTAAAGATTCTCCGTTATGATCTGAAATAAATTTAGATGGCAAAAATTTGTCGACTTTGACCAATAAATCATCCAGTTTAATGACTTTGGATAACCATGATTTAAAATCCTTTCTAGTGGCAATGGTacgttttaatttttttgtgtcGACAATTTCACCAACCTCAGTGTCgactaataaaatatcaccGGGAACTAGCTTGCCCTTTTTCAAAACCAAAGCATTATCGACATGAATAACACCAACTTCACTACCACAAATTAATCTATCGTCAGAGGTAATATAGTATCTACAAGGACGTAATCCATTTCTATCCAACATAGCACCACAGTACCTGCCATCAGTAAAGTTTAAAGAAGCTGGTCCATCCCAAGGTTCCATTAGGCAAGCAGCCCATTCATACCAGGCTTTCAAGTTCGAGTCTGTGTCGTCATGGTAAGCTTCTGGCACCAATAACATGATGGCTTCTGGTAAACTTAAAACAccatttaaaatcaataattcTAAAACATTATCCAAGGCAGCAGAATCACTACCACCTTCTTCCACAATGGGGAATAGTCTTTCCAAATCTTCTCCTATGGTCTCTGAAGACATTATACCCTCTTTAGAACGCATCCAATTCTTATTACCTCTTAAGGTGTTAATTTCACCATTGTGAGCCAACAAACGTAATGGCTGTGCTCTATCCCAAGATGGGAAGGTATTGGTGGAAAACCTAGAATGAACCAAGGCCATATGCGATTCAAAATGAGCATTGGTTAGGtcgtaataataattgtaaaCTTGAGAGGGGGTCAATTGACCTTTATAAACTATGGTTTTATTACTTAAagaacaaatataaaaccaATTCTGTATGCCAACTGTTGTGGAGGCCTGTTTTCTTAAAATGTATAGCTTTATCTTGAATTCAGtttcaaaatcttttttaaattctgCCGACGATACGTTACCCTGATCAAAAGTCTTGGCAAATACCACTAAAGGTTGTTGGATGACTGGTTCTCTAGACAGAGCGGCAGAACCTAAAATACTAGAGTCGTGAGGAACATCTCTCCAgcataaaacttttaaaccCAAAGAACGTGCAATATCTTCAAATGTTCTCTTTGAATTCAGTAAAGTATCGGCCGAATCTTtcttaaagaaaatattaccTACTGCATATTGGTCCTTTGGTGGAACATCAACATTACAATCCAATTTAAACTCTCgaacaataaatttatgTGGGATACCCACCAAGATACCTGCACCATCACCATTACCATCTGCAGAAACAGCACCCCTATGGGCCATATTACATAATAAATACTTGGCATCAGAAACAATTTTGTGGGATTCTTTCCCTTTGATGTTGGCGACAAACCCTACACCACAAGCAtccttttcaaaatcagGATTATATAGTCCTTGTGCCTTAGGAATGACATTAGCCCATGTTGGATTTGTCAAGTCAACCTGTTCTGGAACAGGCATTGGAGAGCCACCTTCATAACATGCTTCCATAGGATTAAAAGCGTCAGActtcaaaatatttgggGCTATAGCTGTAGATTTTTCTGTGATACTTTGATGAAGGCTTTGAGAAATAGACAtagttttttgtttttgttttttgattgtttgtatatcaatttatataaaattaatggataataaataataacactaaGCTAGTGTAGTAAgtagtaattttttttttccttcccTTTTCTTGAGATATAACCAATAAATATGATTTAAAATgagggagaaaaaaaaggaaatttgtgaagtaaaaataaaataaataaataaattaaaaacctggtattaaattaataaatggttttgttttgttttgttttgtctTGTTCTGTCttgcttgtttttttttttttttcttgttttttttcttttaatatctaatttctttcttttatagttttttgtcttttgcAAATGtctatattaaaattgcaaacaaataaaaagaaacggGTATGCTTTTTGATACAACTTTatgtataaaataatagataaaatattagaggttaataatcaaataaaGTCTATACCACACTCagttttgattttattttaattttttttttgtttttttcctaaACTGGTTTATTTCTTAGTGTGGGTATATTgatcttattattatgattatattaatttattaagtttaagcctttattttttttattcttattagATAgatgataaataaatttttagaaaaaaaaaaaaaactcttAGTCATCTGTTAATCTTGagtccttttttctttttaatttaatttttcttcttttttttttttttttcttcccttcttttatttatatatatttgtatttttcgtttttcattttccatttccatttccatttccatttccatttttaaatgacCAAGAAAAACGCAGAATTGAGGAAAGAAACAAGCAAGATAAATCTTAGCGATAAAGcgaattcaaaaaatacaaaaaaaaaaaaaaaggaaaatgcattattatgttttttatacACATTTTTCTAAGAAATTTGTAATAAgctaatttctttttatgaAGGGCAGATACGAAAATACTGCGGATGGCCCACTTTATAAAAtggagaaagaaaaaaaaagagtttaGGGTACAGAAAGATGTAACGTAGTAATAACTAATATTATCAGCCACTAACActcatataaaaaatatatatatatatatatatatttcaatcTTGCTGTTGCTTTTCTCCCTGATTTGTTATCGTTGCccaattaaattaaaagttgGTAGATAACTACACATTTACctacaattaaaaaaaatgcatttaaatattcatGTTTTCttatctctttttttttaacttttatatatttactaAAATAATCACATGATGTCAATTCGCTTTAAAATAGTACGCATTTCTTTactttgttatttttttttttcaatgatgaaaatagaaaaaaaaaaaaaaaaaaaatgtgatGCTTTAACAGTGGCTATCAGTCAATAATTATCTCCATTTACCCGCTcaccttaaaaaaaatatcgcTATTATATGTCCGAGCCAACGTTTACTCCGAGAGTTACCATAAAATGGCGTTTCCATCACTACTCGTacgtatatataattatgaaTTCGTTCCCCTTTTAGTATCAGTATAATATTtagaaattaataaaaaaaaagaaataaccATTTAAATTAACCTTGAggttattaaataataataattattattttacttttacaGTACACAAGCTAAAATTAACTTAAAACAAGACAGAGCCCTATATATACAACATTAATGGACTTATCagctaataataacaatagtaatagtaataataataataataataataataataataatatcatcgCTACCACAAATACTAACAATAATCATAAAGTtaccaattttatttccaataCCACTACTGCAACTGGCACAATTTCTAAAAGAGGTTCGTATTCTAAAAATGGTTGTATCACATGCAAggttagaaaaaaaagatgttcCGAAACCAAACCCATTTGTAATGATTGTAAAAGATTAAATTATGATTGTATCTATCTGTTGGAGGGTACCCCAAAGAATGTTctaaaagaatataaagaCAAAGTTCAAGAAAAGTTAAATCTGatgaaattgaataatataGCAACTAGCGttgttactactactactactactactaataataataataatggtgatgatgatgatgttCAAACAGTAAAACAAGTTAcaaatactaaaaaaaggaaaaataatattttaagtGCTGATATTATGTCTGATGGTAATACACCATTCAGAAAAATGCAGAAAGTCAGAACCGGTAAGAATAAAAggaggaaaaataaaataattaaaaatatctcGAATTCTACGCCCAATTCCAGGAAATATTTACAAGACATAGTGAAATATCCATT
This window harbors:
- the GLT1 gene encoding glutamate synthase (NADH) (similar to Saccharomyces cerevisiae YDL171C | GLT1 | GLuTamate synthase); this translates as MSISQSLHQSITEKSTAIAPNILKSDAFNPMEACYEGGSPMPVPEQVDLTNPTWANVIPKAQGLYNPDFEKDACGVGFVANIKGKESHKIVSDAKYLLCNMAHRGAVSADGNGDGAGILVGIPHKFIVREFKLDCNVDVPPKDQYAVGNIFFKKDSADTLLNSKRTFEDIARSLGLKVLCWRDVPHDSSILGSAALSREPVIQQPLVVFAKTFDQGNVSSAEFKKDFETEFKIKLYILRKQASTTVGIQNWFYICSLSNKTIVYKGQLTPSQVYNYYYDLTNAHFESHMALVHSRFSTNTFPSWDRAQPLRLLAHNGEINTLRGNKNWMRSKEGIMSSETIGEDLERLFPIVEEGGSDSAALDNVLELLILNGVLSLPEAIMLLVPEAYHDDTDSNLKAWYEWAACLMEPWDGPASLNFTDGRYCGAMLDRNGLRPCRYYITSDDRLICGSEVGVIHVDNALVLKKGKLVPGDILLVDTEVGEIVDTKKLKRTIATRKDFKSWLSKVIKLDDLLVKVDKFLPSKFISDHNGESLKVQQDPRLLAMGYTFEQVSLLLVPMALQGKESLGSMGNDAPLACLNTDPVLVFDYFRQLFAQVTNPPIDSIREANVMSLECYVGPQGNLLEMHPSQCDRLLLKSPILNWKDFEALKHIEKVYSSWSYATIDITFDKAEGLLGYTDAIDRITQEASRAIEEGKKMLIISDKKLSADRVSVSSLIAVGAIHHRLVQQKQRSQVALILETAEAREIHHFCVLLGYGCDAIFPYLAMETLVRMNDEGLVRNANNDDITISDEKLLENYKHAIDTGVLKVMSKMGISTLASYKGAQIFEALGIDNSVVDICFAGTASRIKGVTFEYIAQDAFSLHERGFPSRSIIQKSVNLPESGEYHWRDGGARHINDPTAIAALQDSVRNKNEKAWEMYVRKEMESIRDCTLRGLLEFDFENSTPIPLEQVEPWTEIVRRFCTGAMSYGSISKEAHTTLAIAMNRLGARSNCGEGGEDPERSIVHPNGDTMRSAIKQVASARFGVTSYYLSDADEIQIKIAQGAKPAVGGHLPGHKVTEAIAKTRHSTPYVGLISPPPHHDIYSIEDLKQLIYDLKCANPRARISIKLVSEVGVGIVAAGVAKAAAGDCSILISGHDGGTGAANWSDIKFSGLPWELGLAETHQTLVLNDLRGHSVVQTDGQLRTAFDIAVAILLGAESFTMATVPLISMGCIMLRKCHLNTCAVGVATQDPELRAKFKGQPEHVINFFYYLINDLRKLMARLGYRTVDEMIGHSEKLRKRKQVTTKNINIDLSPILTPAHMIRPGVATKYTKKLEDKLYARLDNKLIDEAEITLDRGLPVSIDASIINTDRALGSTLSYRVSKRFGPDGLPQDTIVVNIKGSAGQSFGAFLTSGITFILDGDANDYVGKGLSGGRIVIRPPKDSKFKSDENVIVGNTCFYGAISGSAFLSGCAGERFAVRNSGAIIVVEKVTGNNAFEYMTGGRAVVLSQLDSLNAFSGATGGIIYCLTSDFDKFNHTINHSTVGLFSLSDPVEIAFVKNLIQEHYNYTQSELAKRILDNFNYHLKKFVKVLPNDYRKVLEKEAKVKEAEKLKSASEYLKQLDRGSNSEIDVTNGEVEAISVAAANKRLELPVSSIPNKVTLSEPKVLDLEDTVENSKEVEEKVDKLRGFMKYKLRHEVYRNPSTRTNDWKELSSAITKREAKYQTARCMDCGVPFCTADTGCPISNVIPKFNELVFKNQWKLALDKLMETNNFPEFTGRVCPAPCQGSCTLGINNDAVGIKSIERLIIDNAFKEGWIKPNPPAFRTGKLVAIIGSGPAGLSCADQLNKAGHSVAVYERSDRCGGLLMYGIPNMKLDKSIVQRRIDLLGAEGIQFVTGCSVGTDISMDELKTRFDAVVYCIGSTIPRDLKIPGRELKNIDFAMNLLEMNTKALLNKDLEMVREKIKGKKVIVIGGGDTGNDCLGTSVRHEAASVLNFELLPQPPKERAKDNPWPQWPRIMRVDYGHAEVKEHYGRDPREYCILSKEFVGNEDGEVCGINTVRVEWKKSQSGVWQMIEIPGSEEMYEADIVLLSMGFIGPELIDDPSVKKTKRGTIDSLSDSSYSVDGDKVFVCGDARMGQSLVVRAIQEGRKCATSIDSHLMGDTYLPGNGGIVKRGYKLLEELAAAM